In Oryza sativa Japonica Group chromosome 8, ASM3414082v1, the sequence AATTTATCATGTGTTATATAGGTATTTACATGATGCAGATCTTTATGGTACATCAGCTTATGTAGGCTTAGCTCTACCAGGAGATGTTGGATCCTGGCAAAGAGAGTGCAAGGTAATGCATTCTATATACACACTTATTCTTTTAGAACAAGCTGGAATACATGTTAGACTATGAAGTATATTATCGATCACATATTCCAACACTGTAGGGATACCAATTCTGGTGTAGGGCACATGATGGTGGAAGCTTTAGCATAAGAAACATTGTAGCTGGAGACTACAACCTTTATGCATGGGTTCCAGGATTTATAGGGGACTACAAACTGGATGCTAAGCTAACCATATCTTCAGGTCAGTATCTACCTGACATTTATTCCTCTTGCAGCTTCCAATGAGATATCCTGATATGTTCAGCACTCCTGTTCAGGGGATGACATTTATCTGGGTGACCTTGTGTATGAACCACCAAGAGACGGTCCCACGATGTGGGAGATCGGAATACCTGATCGATCCGCCTCTGAATTCTATGTTCCAGACCCTAATCCCAACTATGTGAATAGGTTGTATATCAACCATCCTGACAGGTGATGCAGACTGGCTACCAACAGACTTCTCAAACATGTACTAATCAAGTGATCATCATTTCTTATCATATAGTGTTCTGATTGTTCGTTACAGATTTAGGCAGTATGGACTTTGGGAAAGATATGCAGAGCTGTATCCAGACGGTGATCTGGTATACACAATTGGCCAGAGCGACTATACCACCGATTGGTTCTTTGCTCAAGTAAACAGGTGATGTTTTCATCTCATTTGAATACAACTGATTACGCAGAGTTACATGATGTGCTTCTAACATCTGTGTCCACTGCAGAAGAACTGATCAGAGCACCTACCAGCCAACCACATGGCAAATAAAGTTCAATCTTGACAGTGTCAGTCCTAACAGCACATACAAATTCAGAGTGGCTCTTGCATCATCCGCAAATGCCGAGTTGCAGgttatttcagaaaaaaaaacacaaaaatactCAGATTGGCCAATGTCCATTCCTATTTCATTATTTGTTATCATCATTCAAGAAGTTGATACTAAATACACAAAATGCTTGTATTTTCAGGTTCGTTTCAACAATCAGGACAGAACTGCTCCTCACTTCACAACTGGATTGATTGGGAAAGACAACACGATTGCGAGGCACGGGATCCATGCGCTGTACTGGCTGTTCAACATCGATGTGAGTGGAGCTTGGCTTGTTCAAGGGATGAACACCATCTACCTGAAGCAGCCCAGGAACCAGAGTCCATTTCAGGGACTGATGTATGACTACCTAAGAATGGAAGGTCCTTCTGGCAGCTAAGGCCAGTCTTTAGCTAGTTAACCAGCCTCACATGTATCGCTAGTAATAGCTGTACTATGCCTAGGTATGCAGTATGATTTTAAAGTTTAATCttattttaccaaaaaaaaatcctgggTTTTGTCTAACCCGGATTTAGCTTATCTGATTTAGGTTAGCTGGTAAAAATGTAAGCTGCCGAAATTTCTCAGAGCATCAGAATTTTGAAAACGATAAGATATAATCTAAATTGGTGATATGTATTGGAAAAAGAAATATCATTTCCTCTTTTAACTGTAGTGTAACGATTAGAAATAATCTAAATTGGTGCTATGCTTTTGTTTTTCAGAATTATCCGTATAGCTTGACCGTTTTCCGTTTCCGACGGATAATAGCCTTACTATATCCATATTCGTCTCTGATACTATCTGAAGTTATCCATAAATCAACACAGTCTATTTCCACGCAAGTGTCTGGACAGTCCGAAACTATATGAACCAATTTCATCACTACCTGTGGATATATATTATAACTAAGCTTTTTTTTGGATATATATTATAactaagctttttttttctttctctaaaTTAGTTCCGAAAGATTGACCTGGCGATAGTAGACCTTTTTGTGCGTTGTAGCACGTAGCATTTCCACTTATTGAGAAGATATCATTTTGTACATAAATTATTCAAGTCATATGAACACGAGCGAGTGCATATAATACAAAAAGAAATGTTTTGAGTACGGATCGTTATCCTTTTAGGgtttcacattcatatatactTCTTGTAAGTTGTCGTTCGGCGTTGTAACCTCACCCCGATACAGTGAAGATATTAATTTGCTGGCTGGCACCtatggttttttctctcctgctttGGGAAGGTTtttcacgttaaatctcgtgtcttctgtgattgatctattgttctttatcTTTTATTTGCCTATTGTTTCCTAACGCAACACACATATATTTTGCTagtttaattaaaataataaacGTTTTAACACAATTACATATGCATTGTGGTTAAAAGTAGAAATTATGTAGTCCTCGTACAGCATAAAGAATAGAACTAACTAACGAGGACTAGTTAAAGAGAAAATGTAACAATAACTATTAAGTTAGTGCtgaaaaaactactccctccgttgcagattacaagactttctagcatttctcatatttatatagaagttaatgaatctagacacacatatatctagatttattaacatctatatgtatgtgagcAATTTTAGAAAgtattacattgtgaaatggaggaagtattaagTTAAGTATaatcagtggcatataagaaaTTTGTCTATTTTTTTACTAGAAAATGGCTAGCCCTATTCTATTGAACCAGATACGTGTGGAAAGCATAAATTTGATTAGTACGACGTCCACCGGCCCATCTATGCTGCAGTCCTTTACATAATGGGCTTCTATAATAGCCCATGTCCCACTATAAACCAACCAATGGCCCAACTACTTAATTGGGCCTTCCACAATCAACAGGAGCAGCCCGCTGTAGAGAGGGCAGAGCTAAACTGTACAAAATTGCGTGCATGTTTTTTAAGATAAGAAAAACTTTATTGAACTCAATCAATTAATATCAGTGATAAAACCATATTGAAAACATTCTCGGCATTTGCATAACTTGAATACACAACCAAAATTTTCACGCACATAGTATCACATAGCAATACACTCTTGTGTGTGACTATATGTGTGCAGTGTGCGTGTGTGTTCACGTGCCACATTATATTTCTATCATTTGAGCCATTAATTGTTGTAAGATTTTCACAAATGTTATGTTCAGACCCAGCCAAAATTGCAGTATATATCTGGCACCAATTTGATATGCGTTATCAAGATCACTAATTCAGTGTGACAATTGTCACCACTTACCAAAATACGGAGTAGTAAATGTACAAATTAAATCCCAGCCAGATTCAATTAAATTTTGTAGCCACATCACATACAAATTGAACATCAAATTGGATTTGGTTCGGCCTTAATTCGGTGTTATTTTTGATGGCTTGCGTGGCTAGCTTCATCCATCATCTCTCTAGAACGAGAAGAAGCtacactgcatgcatgcatgactgaTCAGTCATTGACAATTAACATGCATTATCACCAGTTGATCCACCTAAATTAAATAATCAAAACACCACATTAATCCACCATTAACTTGATCatctcatcgatcgatcgattgattagCTAGTTCCATGCTTGCATGATGCATCGATGAACCCTAATAATCTGGTGGttaattaatataataattaattaattacttcatCTCTTGGTCCAGTGAGCCGGCCATGCccatcccggcggcgccgccgtgccgcagTTGAagccccggcgcgccgccgctcacGCCGAGGAAGTCCCTCGTGCTCAGCTTGCCGTCGTCCACGCCGgggaagccgccgccgacgaacaccgttccggcgccggtgccgcccCCGGTCGCCGAGAGCGTGTTCATCATCAGCTCCCGGAGCTGGCTCTCGTTCTCCGCCGTCTGAGAAGCAGTGCTCCTCGACGAGCTCTCCCCGGACATGATGAACCCGGCTGCTCCGGCGGGCTTACCGttcagagcgccgccgccgccgccgcttccgagACCTCTGAGTAGCGAGTTCacgctgccggcgccgccgctgctcgtcgTCGCGCCCATCTGTGCGGCCTTCTGGAGAAGCGCCGTCGCCGACATCTGCGGCGGCGGGACGGTCTGGTCGGACGAGCTGTACAAGGacgagaagccgccgccgccgcccatcatGTTCCCGGAGAAGATGCTCCCCGAGTCGGCGTTGTTACCGCTGTTGCCGtgctcgccgctgccggcgcgggcgccgttcccggcggcgacgccgttgAACTGATCCGGGAAGACGAGTCGTCCctcctggtggtggtggtggtggccgccgtTCCCGCCGGAGAAGTAGCTCAGGTTAAGGAGGCCGCCGCCATTGCTCCCCTGCTGCTCCGGCAGCTGCATTAGGCCGTGGAACGCCGGCTTGCCGTGGAGCAGCGAGGTGTGGGCCtgtccgtcgtcgccgccgccgccgaggtagaacggcgaggaggacgacgacgtcggCTGCGCGGCGCGGAACGCAGGGGAGCCGGCCGCGGCGGACGACGTGGCCATGAGGTGGTCGAACTgcgcggcggcgttggcggcggtggtgatggCGGAGGAGTGGTCCTGGAACGGTTGGAGCTGGTGGGAGGCGGCCATGCCGGTGAGGCCGCCGATGGccatgccggcgccggcggcggcgtacagGGCGGCGCCCATGGGTGGCATAATCCTGCCGCTCTCCTGCGCCAGCGCGTCGCAGAAGGCGCGGTGGGTGATGAAGCTGTCCCTCCTGCATGTGgtacaaagttttttttttcacggtgATCAATATGATGTGCCACTTAATTATTAATCTTTATAAGCaagatatatactccctctgttcttaaatatttgatgtcgttaatatttttaaacatatttgattgttcgtcttatttaaaaacttttgtaaaatacgtagaactatatatatacataaaagtatattcaacaatgaatcaaatgataggaaaaaaataataattacttaaattttttgaataagacgaactgttaaatatgtttaaaaaagtcaacggcgtcaaacatttagggacggagggagtatacaattTACTCCTAGCTAGAGATAATAATGATACTGATCATGATGCTATACACAATGAAGTTGGGAAGAAATACACTACTTGATTGGTTttaaattaattacttgccgTTCTATCTTTATCCTCGGTCTCAAACATCCATATATTTGACCATCAATTTTTAAACAGTTGTATAGTTTAGCATCAGTGTGATTTATGCATGTTTTCAGATTTACCTTGAAAAATATCTTCATAATATACCTTGAAAAGTACAGTTTTTCTAGAAACCAATGGCCAAATTAAGATAAACATATTTGACTTAGGAGATCAAGCTAAAACAATAAGTAATTTGAAGGGTAGCAGGTTGGTATATGTGCATTCACATGTTCACCTCAAATTCACTTTCTTCTTTTATTCACTTGTCATTTAATTCACTCATCTTGTATATAGTTGTTTCGTTGTGCAGCCAGCACAACATTTatcttttaattaattaagttgatgTGAAAACAGAAAATGTGAACATTATGATTTGTTTTACAGATCAATATATACGTTCAACTTGTCActccagttatctttttttttttaaattcaatAATACCATCGGTTATGAGAAAAAAACAGTTCGCCAAATTAATAAATGAAGAAATGTCTAAAAGAGCAATTAATCAAACTAGAATATCAAGATCCATTGCAATGCTAAATTGAGCATATAGCTTTCGAGACATATATCATACTGCTGTTTAATAGCACACGAAGTTTTCCCCCAATTTAAGCACTATCTAACTTATACACAAAATtacataaacatatatatggtaCCATCAAATATCCTTTGCTAACATATATAGCAACAAAAAAATTGTTGAaaattatatatctatttaCTAATTAAAAACCATACTAATGTGCATGCATGTCAACATGGAATTTATTTGTGGACAGAAAAAACATTGGCTTAATTTCACTAGTAGTACATGCATGCTTGATTGTCTTTGTACCAATATATCCAAATATATGCGGCAGATTGTGCAAACTGCGACTGTAGCCCATGATCAAAAAGCCAGAAATGGGAAGGCAAAACAAAGGGAAAGAAAGAATGTCAATGCAACAATACCCAAATTAAGATGCATGGTGTAACTGTACTGTACCCTCTCTCCAAAACATTCATACACAATTGCAAGCAAGGTTCCAATTTTCAGATGGGGATGCAAGAGCATATctgcatatgtgtgtgtgtgtgtgtatacacATGAAATGGTTACTAATTACACATGCATGTATGAGCAGATCGATCAGGTCGCCGAGTGGCATCATCAAATGTCGATCGATCCGAATGCAACAACAAGTGGTTCAGGCTGAATAGTAAGGCCAATAGGACTAAAACTTTAAGtctctatcacatcggatgtttgaaaattaattataaatattaaacgtagactattaataaaactcatccataatcttggactaattcgcgagatgaatctattgagcctaattaatctatgattagactatgtgatgctacagtaaacattatctaattatggattaattaggcttaaaaaatttgtcttgcaaattagctttcatttatgtaattagttttgtaggtagtatatatttaatactctaaattagtgtctaaatacagagactaaaatTAAGTCCCTAGATATAAACACCACCTAAGCTAACGCAGCTGCTCGTGCTAGTAGCTAGCACAGTCGCCATGAAAAGAATAGAGCTGTCGTCTCTGTAGTCTGTATGCATGGCTCCATGCATCGATcgcatgcaatgcaatgcaagagAGAGTAGTACTGATGCATCCCATCCGTCACAAGAGAACAAGCCATGACCATGGCCATGGTCCTTGCTTACATTGCTGTAGTACGAGTATACAGAGAGTACTAGTACTACAGTTGCAGCTAGCAAGGGCTCTTGTCATCACGTGAACACGTAGGGACGatgagagagagacagagagagaaggATACTTGTATCAAGATGGTGCGGATTCCGAGTCGAAAAAGATGACtggcttttgtttttctttctgaaCCTTttcaagaggaggaggaagaagatgaccaTGGCGGCATGATCTGC encodes:
- the LOC4346276 gene encoding protein indeterminate-domain 6, chloroplastic isoform X1, whose amino-acid sequence is MAAASSAHYFGLGEPQMQQQQQQPPLQNNAAAPVAATPPPKKKRNQPGNPNPDAEVVALSPHTLLATNRFVCEVCNKGFQREQNLQLHRRGHNLPWKLKQKNPKETRRRVYLCPEPSCVHHDPSRALGDLTGIKKHYSRKHGEKKWKCDKCNKRYAVQSDWKAHSKTCGTREYRCDCGTLFSRRDSFITHRAFCDALAQESGRIMPPMGAALYAAAGAGMAIGGLTGMAASHQLQPFQDHSSAITTAANAAAQFDHLMATSSAAAGSPAFRAAQPTSSSSSPFYLGGGGDDGQAHTSLLHGKPAFHGLMQLPEQQGSNGGGLLNLSYFSGGNGGHHHHHQEGRLVFPDQFNGVAAGNGARAGSGEHGNSGNNADSGSIFSGNMMGGGGGFSSLYSSSDQTVPPPQMSATALLQKAAQMGATTSSGGAGSVNSLLRGLGSGGGGGALNGKPAGAAGFIMSGESSSRSTASQTAENESQLRELMMNTLSATGGGTGAGTVFVGGGFPGVDDGKLSTRDFLGVSGGAPGLQLRHGGAAGMGMAGSLDQEMKWINW
- the LOC4346276 gene encoding protein indeterminate-domain 6, chloroplastic isoform X2; its protein translation is MAAASSAHYFGLGEPQMQQQQQQPPLQNNAAAPVAATPPPKKKRNQPGNPNPDAEVVALSPHTLLATNRFVCEVCNKGFQREQNLQLHRRGHNLPWKLKQKNPKETRRRVYLCPEPSCVHHDPSRALGDLTGIKKHYSRKHGEKKWKCDKCNKRYAVQSDWKAHSKTCGTREYRCDCGTLFSRRDSFITHRAFCDALAQESGRIMPPMGAALYAAAGAGMAIGGLTGMAASHQLQPFQDHSSAITTAANAAAQFDHLMATSSAAAGSPAFRAAQPTSSSSSPFYLGGGGDDGQAHTSLLHGKPAFHGLMQLPEQQGSNGGGLLNLSYFSGGNGGHHHHHQEGRLVFPDQFNGVAAGNGARAGSGEHGNSGNNADSGSIFSGNMMGGGGGFSSLYSSSDQTVPPPQMSATALLQKAAQMGATTSSGGAGSVNSLLRGLGSGGGGGALNGKPAGAAGFIMSGESSSRSTASQTAENESQLRELMMNTLSATGGGTGAGTVFVGGGFPGVDDGKLSTRDFLGVSGGAPGLQLRHGGAAGMGMAGSLDQEMK